One genomic region from Quercus robur chromosome 4, dhQueRobu3.1, whole genome shotgun sequence encodes:
- the LOC126724459 gene encoding sm-like protein LSM1A isoform X2, protein MFLLNAINLSGKVVLQLRDDRKLIGVLRSFDQFANVVMEGAYERIIVGDLYCDMQLGLYVVRGENVVLTGELDLEREELPQHMTRVSEAEITRAQKAEREVVQRSIRKKVGISGF, encoded by the exons ATGTTCCTTCTCAACGCAATTAATCTCTCAGGAAAA GTTGTTCTTCAACTCCGAGATGATCGAAAATTGATTGGTGTACTTCGTTCTTTTGATCAGTTCGCCAATGTTGTTATGGAAGGTGCGTATGAGAGAATTATTGTTGGTGATCTTTATTGTGACATGCAGTTGGGTCTGTATGTGGTTCGTGGAGAGAATGTTGTTTTAACTGGCGAGCTGGACTTGGAGAGAGAGGAACTTCCCCAACACATGACTCGTGTTTCAGAAGCAGAAATTACTAGGGCACAGAAAGCAGAGAGGGAGGTTGTTCaaagatccatcagaaaaaaggttggaatttctggattttga
- the LOC126724459 gene encoding sm-like protein LSM1B isoform X1, which translates to MSGASLEDIYLPTSLASYLDKKVVLQLRDDRKLIGVLRSFDQFANVVMEGAYERIIVGDLYCDMQLGLYVVRGENVVLTGELDLEREELPQHMTRVSEAEITRAQKAEREVVQRSIRKKVGISGF; encoded by the coding sequence ATGTCGGGGGCAAGCCTAGAAGATATCTACCTCCCTACTTCTCTTGCCAGCTATCTTGACAAGAAGGTTGTTCTTCAACTCCGAGATGATCGAAAATTGATTGGTGTACTTCGTTCTTTTGATCAGTTCGCCAATGTTGTTATGGAAGGTGCGTATGAGAGAATTATTGTTGGTGATCTTTATTGTGACATGCAGTTGGGTCTGTATGTGGTTCGTGGAGAGAATGTTGTTTTAACTGGCGAGCTGGACTTGGAGAGAGAGGAACTTCCCCAACACATGACTCGTGTTTCAGAAGCAGAAATTACTAGGGCACAGAAAGCAGAGAGGGAGGTTGTTCaaagatccatcagaaaaaaggttggaatttctggattttga